The following are encoded in a window of Haloarcula halophila genomic DNA:
- a CDS encoding PPC domain-containing DNA-binding protein, whose amino-acid sequence MDYREVDSTSEYVCRLDHGADWREEIESFADERAIDAGFFYGLGAVQDAEIWFYDQQRQEYDAVTFPEPLEMAACMGNVSHLDGERFAHTHAVLSRPDGTALAGHLNSATVFAGELYVRAFDTHLERAHDEPTDLDLWEL is encoded by the coding sequence ATGGATTACCGGGAAGTCGACAGCACGTCCGAGTACGTCTGCCGACTGGACCACGGCGCGGACTGGCGGGAGGAGATCGAGTCCTTCGCCGACGAGCGAGCGATCGACGCCGGCTTCTTCTACGGACTGGGAGCGGTGCAGGACGCCGAGATCTGGTTCTACGACCAACAGCGCCAGGAGTACGACGCGGTCACCTTCCCCGAGCCCCTGGAGATGGCCGCCTGTATGGGCAACGTATCGCACCTCGACGGGGAGCGGTTCGCCCACACCCACGCGGTCCTCTCGCGGCCGGACGGGACGGCGCTTGCGGGCCACCTCAACAGCGCGACCGTCTTCGCCGGCGAACTGTACGTCCGGGCGTTCGACACCCACCTCGAACGCGCCCACGACGAGCCGACCGACCTCGACCTCTGGGAGCTCTGA
- a CDS encoding argininosuccinate synthase, which translates to MPEGNGTVALAFSGGLDTTVCVSLLKEEYGYDEVIGVTVDVGQPDYEFEEAEETAEALGVEQYVVDAREEFADLCLQAVKANADYQGYPLGTALARPVIAKAILSVAEEEGCDGIAHGCTGKGNDQLRFEAIWRDSDLEVIAPVRELGLTREWENEYAQEKGLPVEGGDGGRYSIDTNLWSRSIEGSELEDPSTIPDDDIYKWTDNPSGKESELVEVSFEEGVPVAVDGEDLGSVELIEQLNEQAGAHGIGRTDMMEDRMLGLKVRENYEHPAATVLLTAHDALEGLVLTQEERQFKAQVDQEWSQKAYQGLVDAPLTGALEAFIEDTNERATGTVTVKLEGGHCRPVSRESEYAVYSESAASFNEEDVTGGITQQDATGVAKYHGFQSRLANRILEDARKGATVADGGSGTDDGEASTHANGDAVSDGSED; encoded by the coding sequence ATGCCAGAAGGAAACGGAACCGTCGCGCTCGCCTTCTCCGGTGGGCTCGACACGACAGTCTGTGTATCGCTGCTGAAAGAGGAGTACGGCTACGACGAGGTCATCGGCGTCACCGTCGACGTCGGCCAGCCCGACTACGAGTTCGAGGAGGCCGAGGAGACCGCCGAGGCGCTGGGCGTCGAGCAGTACGTCGTCGACGCCCGCGAGGAGTTCGCCGACCTCTGTCTCCAGGCGGTCAAAGCAAACGCCGACTACCAGGGCTACCCGCTGGGCACCGCGCTCGCCCGCCCGGTCATCGCGAAAGCCATCCTCTCGGTCGCCGAGGAAGAGGGCTGTGACGGCATCGCCCACGGCTGTACCGGGAAGGGCAACGACCAACTGCGCTTCGAGGCCATCTGGCGCGACTCGGACCTGGAGGTCATCGCACCGGTCCGCGAACTCGGTCTGACCCGCGAGTGGGAAAACGAGTACGCACAGGAGAAGGGCCTGCCCGTCGAGGGCGGTGACGGCGGTCGCTACTCCATCGACACGAACCTCTGGAGCCGCTCGATCGAGGGCTCGGAGCTGGAAGACCCCTCGACGATCCCGGACGACGACATCTACAAGTGGACCGACAACCCCTCGGGCAAGGAGTCGGAACTCGTCGAGGTCAGCTTCGAGGAGGGGGTCCCGGTCGCCGTCGACGGCGAGGACCTGGGCTCGGTCGAACTCATCGAACAGCTCAACGAGCAAGCCGGTGCCCACGGCATCGGCCGCACGGACATGATGGAAGACCGCATGCTCGGGCTGAAGGTCCGCGAGAACTACGAACACCCCGCGGCGACGGTGCTGCTGACGGCCCACGACGCTCTGGAGGGGCTCGTCCTGACCCAGGAGGAACGCCAGTTCAAGGCTCAGGTCGACCAGGAGTGGTCCCAGAAGGCCTACCAGGGGCTCGTCGACGCGCCCCTGACCGGCGCGCTGGAGGCGTTCATCGAGGACACCAACGAACGCGCCACCGGGACCGTCACGGTGAAACTCGAAGGCGGGCACTGCCGCCCGGTCTCCCGTGAGTCGGAGTACGCCGTCTACAGCGAGTCCGCGGCCTCGTTCAACGAGGAGGACGTCACCGGCGGCATCACCCAGCAGGACGCGACCGGCGTCGCGAAGTACCACGGCTTCCAGTCGCGCCTGGCCAACAGGATCCTCGAAGACGCCAGGAAAGGCGCAACCGTAGCCGACGGGGGCAGCGGGACCGACGACGGGGAAGCCTCGACGCACGCGAACGGCGACGCCGTTAGCGACGGTTCGGAGGACTAG
- a CDS encoding DUF7554 family protein, giving the protein MRLPDIDTLLQLLLVLLVVWVGLAIVEEILGLLGWLLGPLQPLVGLAVLALAVLWLYKQR; this is encoded by the coding sequence ATGCGCCTCCCCGATATCGACACCCTGTTGCAGCTCCTGCTCGTCCTGCTGGTGGTCTGGGTCGGGCTGGCGATCGTCGAAGAGATACTGGGTCTTTTGGGCTGGCTGCTCGGGCCGCTCCAGCCGCTGGTCGGGCTGGCCGTCCTCGCGCTGGCGGTGTTGTGGCTCTACAAGCAGCGGTAG
- a CDS encoding aspartate aminotransferase family protein: protein MTGFVFNEKPIQIERGDGAYVYDDDGTEYLDMGASYACVPLGHGHEAVHEAVTEQFEKLTYVQASYPNAQRTALYELLADTAPDPIDKTWLCNSGTEANEAALKFARSATGDSKIVATMQGFHGRTMGSLATTWKNKYKKPYEPLMGDVEFVPYDDAEALDEAVDEDTAAFIVEPVQGEGGINPASTDYLDAAREITADAGAALTFDEVQTGMGRTGALWNSQRAAVTPDMITSAKGLGNGFPIGATLCRDWIAEDYGSHASTFSGGPVISAAAGATVSTLIEDSVPGNAAVMGEYLQTELEAAIGDEVREIRGEGLMIGVEVGRGANKALKQLALHHQVLALPAGRTVVRLLPPLTIDEDHADEVVEAMAEVIG, encoded by the coding sequence GTGACCGGATTCGTCTTCAACGAGAAACCGATCCAGATCGAACGCGGTGACGGCGCCTACGTCTACGACGACGACGGGACGGAGTACCTCGATATGGGCGCCTCCTACGCCTGTGTCCCGCTGGGACACGGGCACGAGGCGGTCCACGAGGCCGTCACCGAGCAGTTCGAGAAACTGACCTACGTCCAGGCGTCGTACCCCAACGCCCAGCGGACGGCGCTGTACGAACTGCTGGCCGACACCGCGCCCGACCCGATCGACAAGACCTGGCTCTGTAACTCCGGGACCGAGGCCAACGAAGCGGCACTGAAGTTCGCTCGCTCGGCCACCGGCGACTCGAAGATCGTCGCCACGATGCAGGGCTTCCACGGCCGCACGATGGGGTCGCTGGCCACGACCTGGAAGAACAAGTACAAGAAACCCTACGAGCCCCTGATGGGCGACGTGGAGTTCGTCCCCTACGACGACGCCGAGGCGCTCGACGAGGCCGTCGACGAGGACACCGCGGCGTTCATCGTCGAACCGGTCCAGGGAGAAGGTGGGATCAATCCCGCCTCGACCGACTACCTCGACGCGGCCCGCGAGATCACCGCGGACGCGGGCGCGGCGCTGACCTTCGACGAGGTCCAGACCGGGATGGGCCGGACCGGCGCGCTGTGGAACTCCCAGCGGGCCGCCGTCACGCCCGACATGATCACCTCGGCGAAGGGCCTGGGCAACGGCTTCCCGATCGGTGCGACGCTCTGTCGGGACTGGATCGCCGAGGACTACGGCTCCCACGCCTCGACGTTCTCGGGCGGCCCGGTCATCTCCGCGGCCGCCGGCGCGACCGTCTCGACGCTGATCGAGGACTCCGTGCCGGGCAACGCGGCGGTGATGGGCGAGTACCTCCAGACAGAACTGGAGGCGGCCATCGGCGACGAGGTCCGGGAGATCCGCGGCGAGGGCCTGATGATCGGCGTCGAGGTCGGCCGCGGGGCCAACAAGGCGCTGAAACAGTTGGCCCTGCACCACCAGGTGCTCGCGCTGCCGGCCGGCCGCACCGTCGTCCGCCTGCTCCCGCCCCTGACCATCGACGAGGACCACGCCGACGAAGTCGTCGAGGCCATGGCGGAGGTGATCGGATGA
- the lysW gene encoding lysine biosynthesis protein LysW, translating to MADCIECGAEVSLHDNLEVGEIVDCATCGAELEVIDTEPVELDSAPELEEDWGE from the coding sequence ATGGCAGACTGCATCGAGTGTGGGGCGGAGGTCTCCCTGCACGACAACCTCGAAGTCGGAGAGATCGTCGACTGTGCTACCTGTGGTGCCGAGCTCGAAGTCATCGATACGGAGCCGGTCGAACTCGACAGCGCACCCGAACTCGAAGAGGACTGGGGCGAGTGA
- the lysX gene encoding lysine biosynthesis protein LysX, with the protein MKVGLLYSRIRRDEKLLLSELRERDHEIEKIDVRKQRFNISEAPEAFDDLDIVVDRCLATSRSVYATKFVEAYDVPVVNGPDVAEVCADKVKNSLALVEAGVPTPNTDVAFTKDAALESIEEFGYPCVLKPVVGSWGRLMAKIDSRSAAEAILEHKETLGHYEHKIFYVQEFVDKPGRDIRVLAVDGDPIAAMVRSSDHWLTNAAKGAETDTFELDDRALELVEQASDAVGGGLLGIDLMEVGVSQTDTQDASGDEPREPEDYTVHEVNHTVEFKALNEVSDVDVPSEVVDWLETKAQQGSEVTA; encoded by the coding sequence ATGAAGGTCGGACTCCTCTACTCGCGTATCCGCCGCGACGAGAAGCTCTTGCTGTCGGAACTGCGCGAGCGCGACCACGAAATCGAGAAGATCGACGTCCGCAAGCAGCGGTTCAACATCAGCGAGGCCCCCGAGGCCTTCGATGACCTGGATATCGTCGTCGACCGCTGTCTGGCGACCTCACGTAGCGTCTACGCGACGAAGTTCGTCGAGGCCTACGACGTCCCGGTCGTCAACGGTCCCGACGTGGCTGAGGTCTGTGCGGACAAGGTCAAGAACAGTCTGGCGCTCGTCGAGGCCGGCGTCCCGACGCCGAACACGGACGTGGCCTTCACCAAGGACGCCGCGCTGGAGTCCATCGAGGAGTTCGGCTATCCGTGCGTGCTCAAGCCCGTCGTGGGTTCGTGGGGCCGCCTGATGGCCAAGATCGACTCCCGGTCGGCCGCCGAGGCGATCCTCGAACACAAGGAGACGCTGGGTCACTACGAACACAAGATCTTCTACGTCCAGGAGTTCGTCGACAAGCCCGGCCGTGACATCCGCGTGTTGGCCGTCGACGGTGACCCGATCGCCGCGATGGTCCGCTCGTCGGACCACTGGCTCACTAACGCCGCCAAGGGCGCCGAGACCGACACCTTCGAACTGGACGACCGCGCGCTCGAACTCGTCGAGCAGGCCAGCGACGCCGTCGGCGGCGGACTGCTCGGGATCGACCTGATGGAGGTGGGGGTGTCACAAACCGACACCCAGGACGCGAGCGGCGACGAGCCGAGAGAACCCGAGGATTACACCGTCCACGAGGTCAACCACACCGTCGAGTTCAAGGCGCTGAACGAGGTCAGCGACGTCGACGTGCCTTCGGAGGTCGTCGACTGGCTGGAAACCAAAGCCCAGCAGGGCTCGGAGGTGACGGCATGA
- the argH gene encoding argininosuccinate lyase, protein MSEEERETGAASGNADGADEETVVRRDRFAGGPARSFLSSLSDDERIFPADLAVDRAHVVMLTERGIVDRDTAGEILSALAEIESAGHAALPDGEDVHEAIESAVIDRVGPEGGKMHTARSRNDEVAACIRYRLREDLLELLSAVVGAREQLLAVARDHDETVMPGYTHLQPAQPTTVAHWVLSYEQALQRDTGRLLDAYARVNQNPLGAAAFAGTPFDVDRDRTAALLGFEGVVENSMDAASARDFLVEVTGAVAGLATTLSQLAEDIVVMASKDHVELDDDYASTSSIMPQKKNPDTLELVRGRTGDAVAGLNGLLTNLKGQPRAYNRDLQRAGRHAWDAIDSVTESVEVAAGAVATAEWPADRLEAAATEGFATATGVADLLAMAGVPFRTAHEIVAEAAAGLDPDEDAPDYDAIAAVAEDVLDAPLSEYVDRTAVESALDPTESVGMRDSRGGPAPSAIAGQLSTAEEQLAVDTEAVGDHRTTVEQATDRLLTEVERYA, encoded by the coding sequence ATGAGCGAGGAGGAGCGCGAGACCGGAGCGGCCTCGGGGAACGCGGACGGCGCCGACGAGGAGACGGTCGTCCGCCGCGACCGCTTCGCGGGCGGCCCCGCCCGGTCGTTCCTCTCCTCGCTTTCCGACGACGAGCGCATCTTCCCGGCCGACCTGGCTGTCGACCGCGCACACGTCGTGATGCTGACCGAACGGGGGATCGTCGACCGCGACACCGCCGGCGAGATCCTCTCGGCACTGGCGGAGATCGAATCGGCCGGCCACGCCGCTCTCCCCGACGGCGAGGACGTCCACGAGGCTATCGAGAGCGCGGTCATCGACCGCGTCGGTCCCGAAGGCGGGAAGATGCACACCGCCCGCTCGCGCAACGACGAGGTGGCGGCCTGCATCCGCTACCGGTTGCGCGAGGATCTGCTGGAACTGCTCTCGGCGGTCGTGGGTGCCCGCGAGCAACTGCTCGCCGTCGCCCGCGACCACGACGAGACGGTGATGCCGGGCTATACGCACCTCCAGCCCGCCCAGCCGACGACGGTCGCCCACTGGGTGTTGTCCTACGAACAGGCGCTCCAGCGCGACACCGGACGGTTGCTCGACGCATACGCACGCGTGAACCAAAATCCACTGGGGGCCGCAGCCTTCGCCGGGACGCCCTTCGACGTCGACCGTGACCGGACGGCGGCACTGCTCGGGTTCGAGGGCGTCGTGGAGAACTCGATGGACGCCGCCTCGGCGCGGGACTTCCTCGTCGAGGTGACCGGCGCGGTCGCGGGGCTGGCGACGACGCTCTCACAGTTGGCCGAAGATATCGTCGTGATGGCGAGCAAGGATCACGTCGAACTCGACGACGACTACGCCTCGACGAGTTCGATCATGCCCCAGAAGAAGAACCCCGACACGCTGGAACTGGTCCGGGGCCGCACCGGCGACGCCGTCGCGGGACTGAACGGCCTGTTGACCAACCTCAAGGGCCAGCCGCGTGCGTACAACCGCGACCTCCAGCGGGCCGGCCGGCACGCCTGGGACGCTATCGACAGCGTGACCGAGAGCGTCGAGGTCGCCGCGGGCGCCGTCGCGACGGCCGAGTGGCCCGCCGATCGGCTGGAAGCCGCCGCGACCGAGGGCTTCGCGACGGCGACGGGCGTCGCGGACCTGCTGGCGATGGCCGGGGTCCCGTTCCGGACCGCCCACGAGATCGTCGCCGAGGCCGCGGCCGGTCTCGATCCCGACGAGGACGCCCCGGACTACGACGCCATCGCGGCCGTCGCCGAAGACGTACTCGACGCGCCGCTGTCGGAGTACGTCGACCGCACGGCCGTCGAATCGGCCCTCGATCCGACGGAAAGCGTCGGGATGCGGGACTCCCGTGGGGGGCCAGCCCCGTCGGCAATCGCCGGCCAGCTCTCGACCGCCGAGGAGCAACTTGCCGTCGACACCGAGGCAGTCGGCGACCACCGGACGACAGTCGAACAGGCGACCGATCGCCTGCTGACGGAGGTCGAACGATATGCCTGA
- the argC gene encoding N-acetyl-gamma-glutamyl-phosphate reductase has product MSYTASVVGGSGFTGGELLRLLDGHPEFELTQATSRSKENKTIGHQHPNLRHSELRFSSPEELASVDVLFAATPHGVSMEQIDRFQDAADTVVDLSADFRLETEAQYEEWYDGHTRPELLADSEYALPELNRENLAGADLIASGGCNATATILGLLPLFEHGVLSGDERIVVDVKVGSSEGGAGGGEASSHPERSGVVRPYAPTGHRHEAEIQQFLGVDVSFTVHAVEMTRGASATCHVFPDGPVSKGDLWGAYRGSYEDEPFVELVAGGGGVYRYPEPKAVAGTNRAEVGFELDPGNKRLVVFSAIDNMMKGSAGQAVHAANVALGIEETAGLEFQGLHPVGAP; this is encoded by the coding sequence ATGAGCTACACGGCGAGTGTCGTCGGTGGCTCCGGCTTCACCGGCGGGGAACTGCTCCGTCTGCTCGACGGCCATCCCGAGTTCGAACTGACACAGGCGACCAGTCGCTCGAAGGAGAACAAGACGATCGGTCACCAGCACCCGAACCTCCGGCACTCGGAGCTGCGCTTCTCCTCGCCGGAGGAGTTGGCGTCGGTCGACGTGCTGTTCGCGGCGACGCCACACGGCGTCTCGATGGAACAGATCGACCGGTTCCAGGACGCGGCCGATACGGTCGTCGACCTCTCGGCGGACTTCCGGCTGGAGACGGAAGCGCAGTACGAGGAGTGGTACGACGGGCACACGCGCCCGGAACTGCTCGCCGACAGCGAGTACGCGCTGCCGGAACTCAACCGCGAGAACCTCGCGGGCGCGGACCTGATCGCCTCGGGTGGCTGTAACGCCACCGCGACGATCCTGGGCCTGCTCCCGCTGTTCGAGCACGGCGTGCTCTCGGGCGACGAGCGGATCGTCGTCGACGTGAAGGTCGGCTCCAGCGAGGGCGGTGCCGGCGGCGGCGAGGCGTCCTCACATCCCGAGCGCAGCGGCGTCGTCCGCCCGTACGCGCCCACCGGGCACCGCCACGAGGCCGAGATCCAGCAGTTCCTCGGCGTCGACGTCTCCTTTACGGTCCACGCGGTGGAGATGACCCGCGGCGCGAGCGCGACCTGCCACGTCTTCCCGGACGGCCCCGTCTCGAAGGGGGACCTCTGGGGGGCCTACCGGGGCAGCTACGAGGACGAACCGTTCGTCGAACTCGTCGCCGGCGGTGGCGGCGTCTACCGCTACCCGGAACCGAAGGCCGTCGCGGGCACCAACCGCGCGGAGGTCGGCTTCGAACTCGACCCCGGCAACAAGCGCCTGGTTGTGTTCTCGGCCATCGACAACATGATGAAGGGATCGGCCGGCCAGGCCGTCCACGCCGCGAACGTCGCGCTCGGCATCGAGGAGACGGCGGGCCTGGAGTTCCAGGGACTCCACCCCGTCGGCGCACCGTAA
- a CDS encoding acetylglutamate/acetylaminoadipate kinase has product MTVVIKVGGARAVDPAGALADVATLVSDGEQVVVVHGGSTKVDETLERLGIEPEYVETPSGVVGRFTDEATMEVFEMAFGHLNTQLVAGLQSEGVDAVGLNGVDGKLLYGPRKSAVRVVEDGRKKIKRGDHSGTIKRVNGDLLESLLSDDYTPVAAPPMAGDDDGDVIPVNTDADRSAAAIAAELDATLVLLTDVAGIYEDPDDPETLIDSVETGAEWAALEDAAEGFMGRKVMAAEEALAGGAPEVVVADANADEPTSSALEGSGTHLHASALSDTEEQQ; this is encoded by the coding sequence ATGACTGTCGTTATCAAAGTCGGTGGCGCTCGCGCGGTCGACCCCGCTGGAGCGCTCGCCGACGTCGCAACACTCGTTTCGGACGGAGAGCAGGTCGTCGTCGTCCACGGCGGCTCGACGAAGGTCGACGAGACGCTCGAACGACTCGGCATCGAGCCCGAGTACGTCGAGACGCCAAGCGGCGTCGTCGGCCGGTTCACGGACGAGGCCACGATGGAGGTCTTCGAGATGGCGTTCGGTCACCTCAACACCCAACTGGTCGCTGGCCTCCAGAGCGAGGGCGTCGACGCCGTCGGGCTCAACGGCGTGGACGGGAAACTCCTCTACGGCCCCCGAAAATCGGCGGTCCGGGTCGTCGAGGACGGGAGGAAGAAGATCAAGCGCGGCGACCACTCCGGGACGATCAAGCGGGTCAACGGCGACCTGCTGGAATCACTCCTTTCGGACGACTACACGCCGGTGGCCGCGCCGCCGATGGCCGGCGATGATGACGGTGACGTGATCCCCGTCAACACCGACGCCGACCGCTCGGCGGCCGCCATCGCCGCCGAACTCGACGCGACGCTCGTCCTGCTCACGGACGTCGCGGGCATCTACGAGGACCCGGACGACCCCGAGACGCTGATCGACTCCGTCGAGACCGGCGCGGAGTGGGCGGCACTGGAGGACGCCGCCGAGGGGTTCATGGGCCGGAAAGTGATGGCCGCCGAGGAGGCCCTGGCCGGGGGCGCCCCCGAAGTCGTGGTCGCCGACGCCAACGCCGACGAACCGACCTCATCTGCCCTCGAAGGAAGCGGCACACACCTCCACGCGAGCGCACTTTCAGACACTGAGGAGCAACAATGA
- a CDS encoding 2'-5' RNA ligase family protein — MYSLNVTLPSAVTSLAGRLARDLPTARARPRGEHTLVAKRLGEGDHSAYARLESRAREALRGHPAFEARITGVEQFETAATGPSPVVYLAVESPGLVALHERLCERFEPVEGVEGSDYVPHVTIARGGDAAAARRLTERAVDPVEWTVDSVTFYDAERGQSARTVSLPA; from the coding sequence GTGTACAGTCTCAACGTCACGCTCCCGTCGGCGGTCACCTCGCTGGCCGGGAGACTAGCCCGGGACCTGCCGACAGCACGAGCCCGGCCGCGGGGCGAACACACGCTGGTCGCCAAGCGCCTCGGCGAGGGCGACCACAGCGCCTACGCCCGCCTGGAGAGTCGGGCACGCGAGGCCCTGCGCGGGCACCCGGCGTTCGAGGCCCGGATCACCGGCGTCGAACAGTTCGAGACGGCCGCGACCGGCCCCTCGCCCGTCGTCTACCTCGCCGTCGAGAGCCCCGGGCTGGTCGCGCTCCACGAACGGCTCTGCGAGCGGTTCGAGCCGGTCGAGGGCGTCGAAGGGTCGGACTACGTCCCACACGTGACGATCGCCCGCGGCGGCGACGCCGCAGCCGCCCGCCGGCTGACCGAACGCGCCGTCGACCCCGTCGAGTGGACCGTCGACAGCGTGACGTTCTACGACGCCGAGCGGGGCCAGTCCGCGAGGACGGTGTCGCTGCCGGCCTGA